In Juglans microcarpa x Juglans regia isolate MS1-56 chromosome 7D, Jm3101_v1.0, whole genome shotgun sequence, the following are encoded in one genomic region:
- the LOC121238965 gene encoding protein FLC EXPRESSOR isoform X1 encodes MAGRKHRTPSASKLREEVRIDNARLLHHHRGPHHPSPSVRSHHHPSSVVLEDRIAIQHREIQSLLEENQRLASTHVALKHNLRSAQMDLRHLSEKAADVKAERDAQASELYERSLKMEAEVRAIDEMSAELAQVRSDVQKLGGARQELSAKLQAIEDDLARARSESQQAPSIKANIESVRKEIQRGRAAIENEKKTRASNLEHRQAMDRYMISMTREIEKLRAELADAEKRARAAAAAAIAANPSTGYAASYSNHAMAYGGNSYPDPYGTDQFQGPAGAGSHHESGVVLHGTYGMQQTHVHR; translated from the exons ATGGCCGGACGAAAGCACCGTACGCCCAGTGCCTCGAAACTCCGGGAAGAAGTCCGAATAGACAACGCTCGCCTCCTTCACCATCATCGTGGCCCCCACCACCCCTCGCCATCTGTTAGGTCCCACCACCACCCGAGCTCCGTTGTCCTCGAAGACAGAATCGCCATTCAGCACCGCGAGATCCAATCCCTTCTCGAGGAAAACCAACGGCTCGCCTCCACCCATGTGGCCCTCAAGCACAACCTCCGCTCGGCTCAGATGGATCTCCGACACCTATCGGAGAAGGCCGCCGATGTGAAAGCCGAGAGAGATGCTCAAGCGAGTGAGTTGTACGAGAGGTCCTTGAAGATGGAGGCTGAGGTTCGTGCGATCGATGAGATGAGCGCCGAGCTCGCTCAGGTGCGGTCCGATGTGCAGAAACTCGGCGGGGCACGCCAGGAGCTCTCGGCGAAGCTCCAAGCCATCGAGGACGATCTCGCCAGGGCACGTTCGGAGTCGCAGCAAGCCCCGTCTATTAAGGCCAACATTGAGAGCGTGCGCAAGGAGATTCAGAGAGGAAG GGCTGCTATCGAAAACGAGAAGAAAACACGTGCTAGTAACCTCGAGCACAGGCAAGCAATGGATAGATATATGATTTCCATGACTCGTGAAATTGAGAAACTACGTGCGGAACTGGCTGATGCGGAGAAGAGAGCAagagctgctgctgctgcagcgATAGCAGCAAACCCAA GTACTGGATATGCTGCTAGCTACAGCAATCATGCTATGGCATATGGAGGAAATTCATACCCTGATCCTTATGGAACGGATCAG TTTCAGGGCCCTGCTGGTGCTGGTTCTCATCATGAATCCGGAGTTGTGCTGCATGGTACTTATGGCATGCAACAAACACATGTACATAGATAG
- the LOC121238965 gene encoding protein FLC EXPRESSOR isoform X3: protein MAGRKHRTPSASKLREEVRIDNARLLHHHRGPHHPSPSVRSHHHPSSVVLEDRIAIQHREIQSLLEENQRLASTHVALKHNLRSAQMDLRHLSEKAADVKAERDAQASELYERSLKMEAEVRAIDEMSAELAQVRSDVQKLGGARQELSAKLQAIEDDLARARSESQQAPSIKANIESVRKEIQRGRAAIENEKKTRASNLEHRQAMDRYMISMTREIEKLRAELADAEKRARAAAAAAIAANPSTGYAASYSNHAMAYGGNSYPDPYGTDQLAPEKPSRPI, encoded by the exons ATGGCCGGACGAAAGCACCGTACGCCCAGTGCCTCGAAACTCCGGGAAGAAGTCCGAATAGACAACGCTCGCCTCCTTCACCATCATCGTGGCCCCCACCACCCCTCGCCATCTGTTAGGTCCCACCACCACCCGAGCTCCGTTGTCCTCGAAGACAGAATCGCCATTCAGCACCGCGAGATCCAATCCCTTCTCGAGGAAAACCAACGGCTCGCCTCCACCCATGTGGCCCTCAAGCACAACCTCCGCTCGGCTCAGATGGATCTCCGACACCTATCGGAGAAGGCCGCCGATGTGAAAGCCGAGAGAGATGCTCAAGCGAGTGAGTTGTACGAGAGGTCCTTGAAGATGGAGGCTGAGGTTCGTGCGATCGATGAGATGAGCGCCGAGCTCGCTCAGGTGCGGTCCGATGTGCAGAAACTCGGCGGGGCACGCCAGGAGCTCTCGGCGAAGCTCCAAGCCATCGAGGACGATCTCGCCAGGGCACGTTCGGAGTCGCAGCAAGCCCCGTCTATTAAGGCCAACATTGAGAGCGTGCGCAAGGAGATTCAGAGAGGAAG GGCTGCTATCGAAAACGAGAAGAAAACACGTGCTAGTAACCTCGAGCACAGGCAAGCAATGGATAGATATATGATTTCCATGACTCGTGAAATTGAGAAACTACGTGCGGAACTGGCTGATGCGGAGAAGAGAGCAagagctgctgctgctgcagcgATAGCAGCAAACCCAA GTACTGGATATGCTGCTAGCTACAGCAATCATGCTATGGCATATGGAGGAAATTCATACCCTGATCCTTATGGAACGGATCAG CTCGCCCCGGAAAAGCCCTCACGACCCATATGA
- the LOC121238965 gene encoding protein FLC EXPRESSOR isoform X2, with protein MAGRKHRTPSASKLREEVRIDNARLLHHHRGPHHPSPSVRSHHHPSSVVLEDRIAIQHREIQSLLEENQRLASTHVALKHNLRSAQMDLRHLSEKAADVKAERDAQASELYERSLKMEAEVRAIDEMSAELAQVRSDVQKLGGARQELSAKLQAIEDDLARARSESQQAPSIKANIESVRKEIQRGRAAIENEKKTRASNLEHRQAMDRYMISMTREIEKLRAELADAEKRARAAAAAAIAANPSTGYAASYSNHAMAYGGNSYPDPYGTDQGPAGAGSHHESGVVLHGTYGMQQTHVHR; from the exons ATGGCCGGACGAAAGCACCGTACGCCCAGTGCCTCGAAACTCCGGGAAGAAGTCCGAATAGACAACGCTCGCCTCCTTCACCATCATCGTGGCCCCCACCACCCCTCGCCATCTGTTAGGTCCCACCACCACCCGAGCTCCGTTGTCCTCGAAGACAGAATCGCCATTCAGCACCGCGAGATCCAATCCCTTCTCGAGGAAAACCAACGGCTCGCCTCCACCCATGTGGCCCTCAAGCACAACCTCCGCTCGGCTCAGATGGATCTCCGACACCTATCGGAGAAGGCCGCCGATGTGAAAGCCGAGAGAGATGCTCAAGCGAGTGAGTTGTACGAGAGGTCCTTGAAGATGGAGGCTGAGGTTCGTGCGATCGATGAGATGAGCGCCGAGCTCGCTCAGGTGCGGTCCGATGTGCAGAAACTCGGCGGGGCACGCCAGGAGCTCTCGGCGAAGCTCCAAGCCATCGAGGACGATCTCGCCAGGGCACGTTCGGAGTCGCAGCAAGCCCCGTCTATTAAGGCCAACATTGAGAGCGTGCGCAAGGAGATTCAGAGAGGAAG GGCTGCTATCGAAAACGAGAAGAAAACACGTGCTAGTAACCTCGAGCACAGGCAAGCAATGGATAGATATATGATTTCCATGACTCGTGAAATTGAGAAACTACGTGCGGAACTGGCTGATGCGGAGAAGAGAGCAagagctgctgctgctgcagcgATAGCAGCAAACCCAA GTACTGGATATGCTGCTAGCTACAGCAATCATGCTATGGCATATGGAGGAAATTCATACCCTGATCCTTATGGAACGGATCAG GGCCCTGCTGGTGCTGGTTCTCATCATGAATCCGGAGTTGTGCTGCATGGTACTTATGGCATGCAACAAACACATGTACATAGATAG
- the LOC121238986 gene encoding LOW QUALITY PROTEIN: mitochondrial import inner membrane translocase subunit TIM22-4-like (The sequence of the model RefSeq protein was modified relative to this genomic sequence to represent the inferred CDS: inserted 1 base in 1 codon) encodes MASGTGNESTNGSSSSKEXERPTIEPLRLPTVEEIRGQDIWNNCAVRSIVSGVMGGGLGLFMGMFLGALDNPIMQEEMTGRQQFIYTAKQMGRRSWSSAKAFAVMGLVFSAAECAVEKARAKHDTTNTVVAGCVTGGVISAKGGPKAACAGCAGFAAFSVLIEKFLDRHD; translated from the exons ATGGCTTCCGGTACGGGAAACGAATCTACGAACGGTTCTTCGAGCTCAAAAG GCGAGAGGCCTACGATTGAGCCCTTAAGATTGCCCACGGTCGAGGAAATACGCGGCCAAGATATTTGGAACAACTGCGCTGTGCGCAGTATCGTTAGCGGAGTCATGG GAGGTGGGCTTGGGCTGTTCATGGGTATGTTTCTAGGGGCATTGGACAACCCTATAATGCAGGAAGAAATGACTGGTAGGCAGCAGTTCATTTATACAGCAAAGCAGATGGGGCGCAGGAGCTGGAGTTCTGCCAAAGCATTTGCAGTTATGGGCCTGGTTTTTTCAGCAGCTGAATGTGCTGTTGAGAAG GCACGGGCAAAACATGACACTACAAATACAGTGGTTGCTGGGTGTGTAACTGGAGGTGTAATTTCTGCAAAAG GTGGTCCAAAAGCAGCGTGCGCCGGTTGTGCTGGCTTTGCAGCGTTTTCTGTCCTGATCGAGAAGTTTCTAGATAGGCACGATTGA
- the LOC121238969 gene encoding gamma-interferon-responsive lysosomal thiol protein-like, with protein MADRPLATTSLLIFFFCFASFSTTSNSSTASIILPSDSQKVSLGLYYESLCPYSANFIINYLVKLFETDLISVVDLNLVPWGNAKIRGNDTFDCQHGPYECLLNTVEACAIHIWPGLSEHFPFINCVETLVYERKYPQWESCFDELGLDPKPITDCYSSGYGKELELQYAAETNALEPPHKYVPWVVVDGEPLYEDYENFISYICKAYKGVALPNACSKLNIIQGEKTNPNHPVCFGTIILALAARIKSAITSWMHQMNTVVSI; from the exons ATGGCTGATCGTCCTTTAGCCACCACCTCtctcctcatcttcttcttctgcttcgcCTCTTTCTCAACCACCTCTAATTCTTCCACGGCTTCCATAATTCTACCCTCTGATTCTCAGAAAGTTTCATTGGGTCTGTACTACGAATCGCTGTGCCCCTACAGTGCCAACTTCATCATCAATTACCTGGTCAAGCTCTTCGAAACGGACCTCATCTCCGTCGTCGATCTCAACCTCGTCCCTTGGGGTAATGCCAAAATCAGAGGCAACGACACCTTCGATTGCCAg CATGGCCCGTATGAATGCTTACTCAACACTGTGGAAGCCTGTGCAATCCATATCTGGCCTGGATTG AGTGAGCATTTTCCCTTTATCAATTGCGTGGAGACTTTAGTCTATGAACGCAAGTACCCCCAGTGGGAATCATGCTTCGACGAATTGGGTTTGGATCCAAAACCAATTACAGATTGCTATAGCAGCGGATATGGAAAAGAG CTTGAATTACAATATGCAGCCGAAACAAACGCCCTTGAGCCTCCTCATAAGTATGTGCCTTGGGTAGTTGTGGATGGAGAACCACTCTATGAG GATTACGAAAACTTTATAAGCTATATCTGCAAGGCTTATAAAGGCGTTGCTTTGCCCAATGCTTGTAGCAAATTGAATATCATACAAGGAGAGAAAACAAATCCTAACCATCCGGTTTGCTTCGGGACAATAATACTGGCATTAGCAGCAAGAATAAAATCAGCCATAACATCATGGATGCACCAGATGAACACGGTAGTCTCGATATAG
- the LOC121238979 gene encoding protein LIGHT-DEPENDENT SHORT HYPOCOTYLS 5-like: MDSASGTGASVPNSGEGPSATGSATAAEHSSPAPPSRYESQKRRDWNTFLQYLKNHKPPLTLARCSGAHVIEFLKYLDQFGKTKVHISGCPYFGHPNPPAPCACPLKQAWGSLDALIGRLRAAYEENGGRPEANPFGAKAVRIYLREVREGQAKARGIPYEKKKRKRPTVTSATVVASAEENVSVAASQGGDAGEGSGSGGVAQAATTAATATTTI, from the coding sequence ATGGATTCTGCGTCTGGTACCGGTGCATCTGTCCCGAACAGCGGAGAGGGTCCATCAGCGACAGGTTCAGCAACGGCTGCTGAGCACTCATCACCGGCGCCACCGAGCAGGTACGAGTCACAGAAGCGGCGAGACTGGAACACCTTCTTACAATACCTGAAGAACCACAAGCCTCCCTTAACTCTAGCCCGGTGCAGTGGGGCGCACGTGATCGAGTTCTTGAAGTACTTGGACCAGTTTGGAAAGACCAAGGTCCATATCTCAGGGTGTCCTTACTTCGGGCACCCGAACCCTCCGGCTCCGTGTGCTTGCCCACTAAAGCAGGCGTGGGGGAGCCTGGACGCGCTGATCGGACGGCTGAGAGCAGCTTACGAAGAGAACGGTGGACGACCGGAGGCGAACCCGTTCGGAGCGAAGGCGGTGAGAATTTACTTAAGGGAGGTGAGGGAAGGACAGGCCAAAGCCAGAGGGATTCCTTATGAGAAGAAGAAGCGGAAACGGCCCACAGTCACGTCGGCGACGGTGGTGGCTTCAGCGGAGGAGAATGTGTCGGTGGCGGCGAGTCAAGGAGGGGATGCTGGTGAGGGAAGTGGTAGTGGCGGCGTTGCTCAAGCGGCTACTACTGCAGCtaccgccaccaccaccatatAG